One Leisingera sp. M658 genomic window carries:
- a CDS encoding metallophosphoesterase family protein, giving the protein MTAPLYAIGDIHGQLAMLEEALTRIEADGGPDARIVFLGDYTDRGPDSRGVLDRLITGQEEGRDWITLLGNHDRMFAWFMEDTPRHDPHLLVGYHWLHERIGGVETLASYGLTFEDRTRLDALQARAKEVIPARHTEFLRRLMPLYETPDLAFVHAGIRPGVSLPQQQENDLVWIRQAFHDHTGPHPKLIVHGHTPVDRPSHYGNRINLDTGAGYGRPVSAAVFEGRNCWLLTENGRQLLTP; this is encoded by the coding sequence ATGACCGCGCCCCTATATGCGATCGGCGACATTCACGGCCAGCTTGCCATGCTGGAGGAGGCTTTGACCCGGATCGAGGCCGACGGCGGCCCGGACGCTCGGATTGTCTTTCTGGGAGATTACACAGACCGCGGCCCGGACAGCCGCGGGGTGCTGGACCGGCTGATCACAGGTCAGGAGGAGGGGCGCGACTGGATAACGCTGTTAGGCAACCATGACCGGATGTTTGCCTGGTTCATGGAAGACACGCCCCGCCATGACCCGCATCTGCTGGTCGGCTATCACTGGCTGCATGAGCGGATCGGCGGAGTTGAGACCCTGGCCAGCTACGGGCTGACATTCGAAGACCGCACCCGGCTCGACGCCCTGCAGGCCCGGGCCAAAGAGGTGATCCCGGCCCGGCACACTGAATTCTTGCGTCGCCTCATGCCCCTTTACGAGACGCCGGACCTTGCCTTTGTGCACGCCGGAATTCGCCCCGGCGTATCGCTGCCCCAGCAGCAGGAGAACGATCTGGTCTGGATCCGGCAGGCATTTCACGACCACACCGGCCCGCACCCGAAACTGATTGTGCATGGCCACACGCCGGTGGACCGGCCCAGCCATTACGGCAACCGCATCAACCTCGACACCGGCGCCGGCTACGGCCGCCCGGTCAGTGCCGCCGTTTTCGAAGGCCGCAACTGCTGGCTGCTCACGGAAAACGGCCGCCAGCTGCTGACCCCGTAG
- a CDS encoding cold-shock protein yields the protein MATGTVKWFNTTKGFGFIAPDGGSKDVFVHISAVERSGLTGLADNQKVTFDIEPGRDGRESAVNLALA from the coding sequence ATGGCCACCGGCACCGTAAAATGGTTCAACACCACCAAAGGCTTCGGCTTCATCGCACCCGACGGCGGCAGCAAAGATGTGTTCGTGCACATCTCCGCTGTTGAGCGTTCCGGCCTGACCGGCCTGGCGGACAACCAGAAAGTCACTTTCGACATCGAGCCCGGCCGTGACGGCCGCGAGTCGGCTGTGAACCTGGCGCTGGCATAA
- the tdh gene encoding L-threonine 3-dehydrogenase, translated as MKALEKSQPQEGLWMVQAPVPEIGPDEVLIKIKKTGICGTDIHIWNWDEWASHTVPVPMITGHEFAGEIVEIGRNVTDLTVGQRCSGEGHLIKTDSRQSRAGKFHLDPGTRGIGVNEQGAFAQYLKLPAFNVVPLPEEIPDEIGAILDPLGNAVHTALSFDLLGEDVLITGAGPIGIMAAAVAKHAGARHVVITDINPDRLSLAEHVAPAVRAVNVAQEDLHDVVRELGLKQGFDVGLEMSGSQTALDQMVEALVMGGKIALLGIPPGKSPVDWSRIVFKAITIKGVYGREMFETWYKMIAMLQNGLDVSRVITHRFAVDDFAEGFAAMKSGSSGKVVLDWT; from the coding sequence ATGAAGGCGCTGGAGAAGAGCCAGCCGCAGGAGGGCCTGTGGATGGTGCAGGCGCCGGTACCGGAAATCGGCCCGGATGAGGTGCTGATCAAAATCAAGAAGACCGGCATCTGCGGCACCGACATCCACATCTGGAACTGGGATGAGTGGGCTTCGCACACCGTGCCGGTGCCAATGATTACCGGGCATGAATTTGCGGGTGAAATCGTCGAGATCGGGCGCAATGTCACCGATTTGACGGTGGGGCAGCGCTGCTCCGGCGAGGGGCATCTGATCAAGACGGACTCGCGCCAGAGCCGCGCCGGCAAGTTCCACCTGGACCCCGGAACCCGCGGCATCGGGGTGAATGAGCAAGGCGCCTTTGCCCAATATCTGAAACTCCCCGCCTTTAACGTGGTGCCGCTGCCGGAGGAAATCCCGGATGAGATCGGTGCCATTTTGGACCCCTTGGGCAATGCTGTGCATACTGCGCTGAGCTTTGATCTGCTGGGCGAAGACGTGCTGATTACCGGCGCAGGCCCCATTGGCATCATGGCGGCGGCGGTGGCGAAACATGCCGGCGCGCGCCATGTGGTGATCACCGATATCAACCCGGACCGCCTGTCGCTGGCGGAACATGTGGCGCCAGCGGTGCGCGCGGTGAACGTGGCGCAGGAAGACTTGCATGACGTGGTGCGCGAGTTGGGCCTGAAACAGGGGTTTGATGTCGGGCTGGAAATGTCCGGTTCGCAAACGGCATTGGATCAGATGGTAGAAGCCCTGGTGATGGGCGGCAAGATTGCCCTGTTGGGCATTCCGCCGGGAAAATCGCCGGTCGACTGGTCACGCATCGTGTTCAAGGCGATCACCATCAAAGGCGTCTACGGGCGCGAAATGTTCGAAACCTGGTACAAGATGATCGCCATGCTGCAGAACGGGCTGGACGTGAGCCGGGTGATCACCCATCGCTTTGCAGTGGATGATTTTGCCGAGGGCTTTGCAGCGATGAAATCTGGCTCTAGCGGCAAAGTGGTACTGGACTGGACCTGA
- a CDS encoding glycine C-acetyltransferase: MSNAFLTDISNTLAQIEAEGLYKRERMITSPQGGGITVGGREVINLCANNYLGLANHPALINAAKDAMEPKGFGMASVRFICGTQDIHRELEQRLAKFLGKDDAILFAACFDANGGLFEPLLGPEDAIISDSLNHASIIDGVRLCKAKRYRYLNSDMNDLEAWLKQAREDGARHIMIATDGVFSMDGYLAKLPEIRALADKYDAVVMVDDCHATGFMGATGAGTPEHFGVDVDIVTGTLGKALGGAIGGYIAGPQPVIDLLRQRARPYLFSNSLPPSIVAAGLEAIRLVEEGDGLRAQLFENAKYWRAGLEGLGFDLLPGEHPIIPVMLGEAQLAQDMAAKLFDEGVYVSGFFFPVVPRGQARIRTQMNAALTRDELDRALTAFGKVGKALGIVS, from the coding sequence ATGTCCAACGCATTTCTGACCGACATCTCCAACACGCTTGCCCAGATCGAGGCTGAGGGGCTGTACAAACGTGAGCGAATGATCACCTCCCCCCAAGGTGGCGGGATCACGGTTGGCGGCCGCGAGGTGATCAACCTCTGCGCCAACAACTATCTGGGTCTGGCCAACCACCCTGCCCTCATCAATGCAGCCAAGGACGCGATGGAGCCTAAAGGATTCGGCATGGCCTCAGTCCGGTTCATCTGCGGTACCCAGGACATTCACCGGGAGCTGGAGCAGCGGCTGGCCAAATTCCTGGGCAAGGATGACGCAATCCTGTTTGCCGCCTGTTTCGATGCCAATGGCGGGCTGTTCGAGCCGCTGCTGGGGCCGGAGGATGCGATCATCTCGGACTCGCTGAACCATGCGTCGATCATCGACGGGGTGCGCCTGTGCAAGGCCAAACGCTATCGCTATTTGAACAGCGACATGAATGATCTGGAGGCCTGGCTGAAACAGGCGCGCGAGGACGGGGCGCGGCATATCATGATCGCGACCGACGGGGTGTTTTCGATGGACGGCTACCTGGCCAAGCTGCCGGAGATCCGGGCACTGGCGGACAAATACGATGCGGTGGTGATGGTGGATGACTGCCACGCAACCGGCTTTATGGGGGCGACAGGTGCGGGCACGCCGGAGCATTTCGGGGTGGACGTGGATATCGTCACCGGGACATTGGGCAAAGCACTTGGGGGGGCCATCGGCGGTTATATCGCCGGGCCGCAGCCAGTGATCGACCTGCTGCGGCAGCGGGCGCGGCCCTATTTGTTTTCCAATTCGCTGCCGCCATCGATTGTTGCTGCCGGGCTGGAGGCGATCCGTCTGGTGGAAGAAGGGGACGGGCTGCGGGCGCAGCTGTTTGAGAATGCAAAGTACTGGCGCGCCGGGCTGGAAGGCTTGGGCTTTGACCTGCTGCCGGGTGAGCACCCGATCATCCCTGTGATGCTGGGCGAGGCGCAGCTGGCGCAGGACATGGCGGCAAAGCTGTTTGACGAGGGCGTTTATGTCTCCGGCTTCTTCTTCCCGGTGGTGCCGCGCGGCCAGGCGCGGATCCGCACCCAGATGAATGCGGCGCTGACGCGGGACGAGCTGGACCGGGCATTGACCGCCTTTGGCAAGGTGGGCAAGGCGCTGGGGATCGTGTCATGA
- a CDS encoding VOC family protein — MARITGIGGVFIKARGGAKELAEWYRDHLGLELADFGGAVLKWPEDKAGDGGLTVWAAADQHGTWFDPSTSGFMINYRVDDMDGMVAQLTAAGIPILKGPDAHENGRFAWIMDPEGNKVELWEPAPWDEKNKG; from the coding sequence ATGGCACGCATCACGGGTATCGGCGGAGTATTCATCAAGGCGCGCGGCGGCGCCAAGGAACTGGCAGAATGGTACCGCGACCATTTGGGGCTGGAGCTGGCGGATTTCGGCGGCGCCGTCCTCAAGTGGCCGGAGGACAAGGCCGGCGACGGCGGCCTTACCGTTTGGGCCGCTGCTGATCAGCACGGGACTTGGTTCGATCCCAGTACCTCGGGCTTTATGATCAATTACCGGGTTGATGACATGGACGGCATGGTTGCGCAGCTGACGGCCGCAGGCATTCCCATCCTGAAAGGGCCTGACGCCCATGAGAACGGCCGCTTTGCCTGGATCATGGATCCAGAAGGCAACAAGGTGGAGCTGTGGGAGCCTGCGCCTTGGGATGAGAAGAACAAAGGCTGA
- a CDS encoding helix-turn-helix domain-containing protein, whose amino-acid sequence MTENTDDILTLLPARLKEARRTQGLSLEAVANLSGVSRSMVSQIERGESSPTIATLWNLTRALQVDFAGLLETGDMKDRIEVLRATDVPKIENMGQGCRIRILSPPEDAGGHEVYDIRFDKGGALISQPHTRGTVEQLTVLEGEIALSSGNANNLLQTGDTARYAADVAHSVTAPEGPARVFLIVKTA is encoded by the coding sequence ATGACGGAAAACACAGACGATATCCTGACCCTGCTGCCCGCCCGCCTGAAAGAGGCCCGCCGCACCCAAGGGCTAAGCCTGGAGGCGGTGGCGAATCTCTCCGGTGTCAGCCGTTCTATGGTAAGCCAGATTGAGCGCGGTGAAAGCTCCCCCACCATCGCAACACTGTGGAACCTGACCCGTGCGCTGCAGGTGGATTTTGCCGGACTGCTGGAAACAGGGGACATGAAGGACCGGATTGAGGTTCTGCGCGCAACAGATGTGCCCAAAATCGAGAACATGGGCCAAGGATGCCGGATTCGCATTCTGTCGCCGCCAGAGGACGCCGGCGGGCACGAGGTCTATGATATCCGGTTCGACAAGGGCGGTGCACTGATCAGCCAGCCCCACACCCGCGGCACAGTGGAACAGCTGACCGTTCTAGAGGGCGAAATTGCACTTTCTTCGGGCAATGCCAATAACTTGCTGCAAACAGGCGACACTGCCCGCTATGCCGCTGATGTTGCGCATTCGGTTACCGCCCCCGAGGGGCCGGCGCGGGTGTTTCTTATTGTGAAAACCGCTTGA